One Tachysurus vachellii isolate PV-2020 chromosome 18, HZAU_Pvac_v1, whole genome shotgun sequence DNA segment encodes these proteins:
- the plcd3a gene encoding 1-phosphatidylinositol 4,5-bisphosphate phosphodiesterase delta-3-A codes for MLGRRKKAAESQNEQPKACESKSSDPLRRLDLLEDEDVRVMLQGSRMVKVRSSRWQKHRSFRLLEDCVTVWCESSKTLHNAKRRQFFCVTEVECVREGCQSECLRRLADSVPDSQCFTLVFRGGRKSLDLCCSSREEAQCWVRGIRTLKDRVSNMSQKEKLDHWIRSYLRRADLNQDGKMSYDEVQHLLQMINIDLNEQYARTLFKKCDRSHDNRLDPAEIEEFCRELMRRPELDSVFRHYSSNGFVLSTLELRDFLGDQGEGATLGHAQKLIQTYEFNDWAQKNLFMTQNGFTMYMLSNENDLFNPDHTGVYQDMTRPLTHYYISSSHNTYLSKDQVTGESSTEPYIRALNQGCRCVELDCWDGDKGEPMIYHGHTLTSKVAFKEVIETIAQYAFKVSPYPLILSLENHCSVEQQAVMAQHLRSILGSALLSKPLSEQTLNQLPSPEELKGRILVKSKKLTSQLEKLGSSASFSSSSDEEIGGNNKSPSKKESGKPVCSSKISPELAELVVYCCSVPFPGFDAASQRLPSEMYSFSENEALKHIKDSGNLYVRHNSKQLSRIYPSGQRLQSSNYDPQDMWNVGSQMVALNFQTPGEQMDLNRGRFLPNGQCGYVLKPDFLCQPNSNFNPEKTGGGPGHIPTQLTIRVISAQQLPKINTDKPNSIVDPQVWVEIHGVSIDKARAKTHRINNNGFNPRWDCTLSFQLQVPELALVRFVVEDHDHTSKNDFVGQFTLPFNCLRTGYRHVHLLKADGSSLSPATLFIHVKVTRRGVPIKTVSDRMRKV; via the exons ACCTGCTGGAAGATGAGGATGTGCGTGTGATGCTGCAGGGTTCCAGGATGGTAAAGGTGCGCTCCTCACGCTGGCAGAAACACCGCAGCTTCCGGCTGCTGGAggactgtgtcactgtgtggtgTGAGTCCAGCAAGACCCTCCACAATGCCAAGAGACGCCAGTTCt tCTGTGTGACGGAGGTAGAATGCGTGAGGGAGGGCTGCCAGTCTGAGTGCCTGCGTCGGCTTGCCGATTCCGTTCCCGATTCTCAGTGCTTCACGCTGGTGTTTCGTGGAGGGAGGAAGAGTCTGGACCTGTGCTGCTCATCACGTGAGGAGGCACAATGCTGGGTCCGCGGCATCCGAACTCTCAAAGATCGTGTCTCCAACATGAGCCAGAAGGAGAAGCTCGATCA TTGGATTCGAAGCTATCTGAGACGAGCCGATCTGAACCAGGATGGAAAGATGAGCTATGATGAAGTCCAGCACCTGCTTCAGATGATCAATATAGACCTGAATGAGCAATATGCACGCACACTCTTCAAG AAGTGTGACCGCTCCCATGATAACCGCTTGGACCCTGCAGAGATTGAGGAGTTTTGTCGGGAGCTCATGCGACGACCTGAGCTGGACTCTGTGTTTCGACATTACTCCAGTAACGGCTTTGTGCTTTCTACGCTGGAGCTGCGGGACTTCCTGGGTGATCAGGGCGAGGGTGCCACGTTGGGCCATGCACAAAAACTCATCCAAACCTATGAGTTCAACGACTggg CCCAGAAGAACCTGTTCATGACTCAGAATGGCTTCACCATGTACATGCTGTCGAATGAAAATGACTTGTTCAATCCTGATCACACTGGTGTGTATCAGGACATGACCCGGCCGCTGACCCACTACTACATCTCCTCCTCTCACAATACCTACCTTAGTAAAGACCAGGTTACAGGAGAGAGCAGCACAGAGCCTTatatcag GGCTTTGAATCAGGGCTGCCGCTGTGTTGAATTGGACTGCTGGGACGGTGATAAAGGCGAGCCTATGATCTACcatggacacacactcacttctaAAGTAGCTTTTAAGGAGGTCATTGAAACTATTGCTCAATATGCCTTCAAG GTGTCTCCATATCCTCTGATTTTGTCTCTAGAGAATCATTGCTCTGTGGAGCAGCAGGCCGTCATGGCTCAGCACCTGCGTTCTATCCTGGGTTCAGCTCTACTCTCCAAACCCCTCAGCGAACAGACACTCAATCAGCTGCCATCACCAGAG gAGCTGAAAGGTCGAATCCTGGTGAAGTCCAAGAAACTGACTAGTCAGCTGGAAAAGTTAGGCAGCTCGGCCAGCTTCTCCTCCAGCTCAGATGAGGAGATCGGGGGCAACAACAAAAGTCCCAGCAAGAAGGAGTCTGGGAAG cCAGTCTGCTCTTCTAAGATCAGTCCAGAGCTGGCTGAGCTGGTGGTGTACTGCTGCAGTGTGCCGTTTCCCGGATTTGATGCGGCCAGTCAGAGACTCCCGAGTGAGATGTATTCTTTCTCTGAGAATGAAGCACTCAAACACATCAAGGACTCAG GAAACCTTTATGTGAGACACAACAGTAAACAACTGAGCCGGATTTACCCATCAGGCCAGAGGCTGCAGTCCTCTAACTATGACCCACAGGACATGTGGAATGTAGGAAGTCAAATGG TGGCTCTAAACTTCCAGACACCAGGGGAGCAGATGGATCTGAACCGGGGTCGTTTCCTGCCTAACGGGCAATGTGGATATGTGCTGAAACCTGACTTCCTGTGTCAGCCAAATTCCAACTTCAACCCCGAGAAGACCGGAGGAGGCCCAGGACACATACCCACTCAACTCACCATACGG GTGATTTCTGCCCAGCAGTTACCCAAGATCAACACAGACAAGCCAAACTCCATCGTGGACCCTCAGGTTTGGGTGGAGATCCATGGAGTGTCTATTGATAAGGCACGTGCCAAAACTCACCGCATCAACAACAATG GTTTTAATCCACGCTGGGATTGCACACTGAGCTTCCAGCTGCAGGTCCCAGAGCTAGCGTTGGTGCGCTTTGTGGTGGAGGATCATGATCACACGAGCAAGAACGACTTTGTTGGGCAGTTCACTTTACCCTTCAACTGTCTACGCACAG GTTACCGTCACGTTCACTTGTTGAAAGCAGACGGCTCGAGCCTCTCTCCAGCAACGCTCTTCATTCATGTAAAGGTTACACGTCGAGGAGTCCCCATTAAAACTGTGTCAGACCGCATGAGGAAAGTCTGA